The nucleotide sequence taaccatcttcagagatttagctgcttttctgttctcacgctcaagttttcccaactcttggtttgaaaaatttcacagtaggaccagacttgttgctccttgtgtgaggtctaggaggcatgcacctgaaacaccaaagagaagaaaaacaaaaacgtgNNNNNNNNNNNNNNNNNNNNNNNNNNNNNNNNNNNNNNNNNNNNNNNNNNNNNNNNNNNNNNNNNNNNNNNNNNNNNNNNNNNNNNNNNNNNNNNNNNNNNNNNNNNNNNNNNNNNNNNNNNNNNNNNNNNNNNNNNNNNNNNNNNNNNNNNNNNNNNNNNNNNNNNNNNNNNNNNNNNNNNNNNNNNNNNNNNNNNNNNNNNNNNNNNNNNNNNNNNNNNNNNNNNNNNNNNNNNNNNNNNNNNNNNNNNNNNNNNNNNNNNNNNNNNNNNNNNNNNNNNNNNNNNNNNNNNNNNNNNNNNNNNNNNNNNNNNNNNNNNNNNNNNNNNNNNNNNNNNNNNNNNNNNNNNNNNNNNNNNNNNNNNNNNNNNNNNNNNNNNNNNNNNNNNNNNNNNNNNNNNNNNNNNNNNNNNNNNNNNNNNNNNNNNNNNNNNNNNNNNNNNNNNNNNNNNNNNNNNNNNNNNNNNNNNNNNNNNNNNNNNNNNNNNNNNNNNNNNNNNNNNNNNNNNNNNNNNNNNNNNNNNNNNNNNNNNNNNNNNNNNNNNNNNNNNNNNNNNNNNNNNNNNNNNNNNNNNNNNNNNNNNNNNNNNNNNNNNNNNNNNNNNNNNNNNNNNNNNNNNNNNNNNNNNNNNNNNNNNNNNNNNNNNNNNNNNNNNNNNNNNNNNNNNNNNNNNNNNNNNNNNNNNNNNNNNNNNNNNNNNNNNNNNNNNNNNNNNNNNNNNNNNNNNNNNNNNNNNNNNNNNNNNNNNNNNNNNNNNNNNNNNNNNNNNNNNNNNNNNNNNNNNNNNNNNNNNNNNNNNNNNNNNNNNNNNNNNNNNNNNNNNNNNNNNNNNNNNNNNNNNNNNNNNNNNNNNNNNNNNNNNNNNNNNNNNNNNNNNNNNNNNNNNNNNNNNNNNNNNNNNNNNNNNNNNNNNNNNNNNNNNNNNNNNNNNNNNNNNNNNNNNNNNNNNNNNNNNNNNNNNNNNNNNNNNNNNNNNNNNNNNNNNNNNNNNNNNNNNNNNNNNNNNNNNNNNNNNNNNNNNNNNNNNNNNNNNNNNNNNNNNNNNNNNNNNNNNNNNNNNNNNNNNNNNNNNNNNNNNNNNNNNNNNNNNNNNNNNNNNNNNNNNNNNNNNNNNNNNNNNNNNNNNNNNNNNNNNNNNNNNNNNNNNNNNNNNNNNNNNNNNNNNNNNNNNNNNNNNNNNNNNNNNNNNNNNNNNNNNNNNNNNNNNNNNNNNNNNNNNNNNNNNNNNNNNNNNATGTTAAATAAagcacaaatcataattctgaataacatgaatagatattaaaagtaaaagagggaattcaagaaatcttctctctacaaagaattcagatctatctctcccaaaagctctcaatatcctttctctcaaaaactgctagaagataacttaagggtttctaaaacccaaaaacaatatatatagatccTAAAATACGTCCAGGGGTTTATGTTGCAATTatagaagactttgggcaaatttgtaaaacttccaatttcttgttctctcgtcgggtAAACATTAGTGTAGATCGATGCTCCTTtatgtggtgtcgatcgatgctagtactctgatccgactccaacCCTTCGGTAAagtgctccaaaatgatccaaattgttccatattgctccatccgtgccaaattcctacataacctgtaaagactcacaaataacctagaaacaaatcaaaagactcaaaaagcacacttatatcatggttaaaaacggtaaaaaccatgatacatcattgttgttttattgttgAATTGTggttgggttggtttaattaagtaaaatgagatgcttaattatatattattattattattaaaaaaaatgggacgGGTTGTTTcagcgtccacgaccacgaccagcaacagcaccacctctaaccatctgcactaccatgaacagaaggctaagcaagcaATATCAActgaacacaaaacaaaaactcaccgtggaatcacactgtaggctcgaggaggatgttctaggccTTCATGCCACACagaattgactaactcacataataaatcaaagcatgcaaatccaaAACATCAACAATAGAAACCCAGTGAACACCAAActtagaaccgtaagggctctaataccaaactgaaacgatccgacccatttaaaaaaaaaattaactagtggtcccatacccactagccacctaaccacaatcaaccAACCAgcagaaataaccaaaatatgctattaaaccaataaccaataaataataaaccaataattcaatGCCAATAATGAACCACCAACAGAATCataccaacaacctagcaatgttctattgacccaactctagcaacctaagaGAAGCCAGACAACACAATTCAATGAGCCCCTAGAACATGCtactcttcatcgccttgattccactatcacactttgcctttacctgcaccacaacacatatgagatgtgtggatattttataaacactcagtgaggcaatcctcccatctattgggctatacacacaagcaattgagatatctctaaccatcaagcaacaatcaacaaacaagcaataaaccaggacaactgcatcgaccgacaccaacccatgcatcggccgacaccaacccatgcatcgaccgataccaactggggttgcatcgaccgatacaaggttcaccagcatcgaccgacactaacacTGCATCGAcggatgcatgctcgacatttcacaaaaatccctaattgcatcgatcgacgcctccacatgACATCGACCGACGCTCCTAGGTCAACTCGCGCAGTCCCCAAAGATCCTTGTTGGATCTCcgtccctaaaccaccaaaacacaatccaatgcaacaaATAAGCTTCccaaataacacataaaacaaGTAAATCACAGAAATCACAAGTTTAGATAAGCCATGgccatgcactcacctttgccaaagaaGATTTTGACTCTAAAACGACAGATCTACACTCCTGGCAAGCTCCTAAAACGATCACAGCTACAGATCTCCATAATACAGCCACAAATCgccaagaactctcaagaacacttaagaacctcttcctctcttctctttttctcaaaaacggccaaacttGGCTGAACCCTCGTGTTCTACTTTTATACTCGATTCCAGTGTTTTtttcctaaccccaaaacgcaatGTTTAACTTAAACTAGTTTGTGAAAActgaccttgcatcgaccgatgcacatagtacatcgatcgatgcaccttCCAAACCGGGATTCTGTTTCGGGGATGTTAcagttaggtttagggtttctcattacggatttcatggattgttataTTGATTGATcatttggattcattatctttcctgtttttcaccataggttgttcttaatcaTAGATCATTGATTAGTCATCTCGATTTAGAtgttaggattattgattgatatgagaatataattgattttctgaCAAAACCTTTTGgtgaacaaaattactttttacaaaaagatttaatttagtaattttgtgaacaaatctaaacttgattttattgctccCCTCTTCCTCTCACGCCAACACCACCTCGGCCGGTACTTCTCTTACGACCTCTCTTCCCTTTCATCTCTATCGTCACGACAACCCTCCACCGTCGTGAAGATAAGACAAGAGGCgtagagtatttttaaaagggacgatagggttttctttggtttaatttgattaaaatagaatttagctaaacctataattaattaaaccagtcttcatttaattaataactaGACCAACTTAATAaaccaactaaaattaaaccgATTTCACTCTAATTCTTGACATACAcataaatcttcttttttttttttggaacacgGGCATTACAGtgttcaataaaaatattttcttttcttttgaacatAAAAGAAGATGATATCTTTATAAGACTTTATATCATATTTGATACAAAATGAGTAAAGTTGTAAGCCATAGGTTATTTCTATCATAAATAAGGagatatttaatatttataataaatcacTTTTATGAATAAGTTTAAATGAAACTAACATTTTAAATTGAGTAGGCGTTTTAACCTTCACTTATAACAAAAACGTTGATTAACTCATTTGTAACATAAGTAAAATCGTATATAAACATACTATTATCCACTAAGAACCACCCAcaacaaaaacttaaaccatTGGCAAaagaaattcaattttttttctattgaaattGTATTGAACTCTCTAAAATAGAATGAAGACAATTGTCAGTGTTTTAACTCttctatttcttgttttatcatGTAAGTTTAACTTTGTTAGTGGCAATActatgtagttttttttaattctcttgaaatattaattttataaaataatatatattttgtaaataatataggTGCGCCAAATATCAAGGCAAAAGCTTATTTGGAAGAAAACACTCATTCTTTCAATTCAGCAGCAATCCCtcaaattaactttaaaatagaTTAACTTTCACCAGATTAACATCTTAGAGTTTCGGCTGCTAAAAACATATACGGTTTTTGTCAAGAATGTGTACATCATTGTTTGAGAAAAAAACGGATTATTAGTGAATGTCGAAGCATTGTTTGTCATTGCTCCAGACAAGAAATTGGTGTTGGATTGTaagatttttttccaaatacttatatataaaataaagcaaaagtaaaatttttggtcaaaaattATCTCTGCTTATTAATTTTATActacatataattttaattaaccaaattttatatcattttttttttgtaaagtggTAAGTATTAATAAATAGATATAATGAACAGAAATTTTGACAAAGTTAGAAAATCGTTGATGGAATTctagtttcaattttttcgTTAAATCGTTACTACATATCAATTCCTTTCTCACAAATTCGGGAGACTAGATTATCATGTGCAGTCGATTagtaataaatacaaataattatGCACCATACCGTAACGGCCTAAGTAAGTAATCAATTTTTTACAAGTACGCAGAAGTAATGAAGTGAAATTTTTATTGTTGAAGCAGTTTTGGAACAACCTTAGCTAAGAAATTGATTTCATCCTTAGAatttttcacctttttcttcGTCTCTCCAAACATCTTTTGTCTATCGTCGTCTTCACAATCTTCCTCATTCCTAACTTTAATATTGGCGATGGCTTCAGAGATGTCCTTAACCATATCAACAATGACACCCTCCACGCCCATAAGATATTGCAAGTAAATCACCTCAACAACATTgctgaaaataataaaaggtcggttgtttcaaaggaaaaaaaatagaggaggCGGGCGAGAAAGGATAACATAATGATATGAAACTCATGAGAGGATTTTACTTGAGCTGGCCATAAGATAGAAGAGAAAGTCTTGAATCTCTGACTCGTGTGATTGCGTTTGGAGTTCTTAATATGGCCTTAACCTCAGACACAATCCCTTGCAAACCGCTGTCTTTGCAAAGCTTGATGGCCTCGTCTAATGAGTTTCTTCTCATGTCCTTATAGATTTCACATCCTCCATTTGTTAAGAAGAATACCTAAGAACATAAATAGACATTTTTAAGTACAAATACTTCGTTATAACTGACAATGGGAACCAAAGTAGCAATTTTACTGGATAACTCCTCTGCAAATTCCTAATGAGTCGAGCCGCATCAGGATGAAAGCTCGAGAAGATAATGGGTCGGTTCTTCGCATGGTCATTTAGAACCTGTTCATTTAAAAGATTGAGATTGTTGATCGCCATAAGAACAGATATATGTGAACAATACGTCTTTTACCTTCAAGATGTTGTCAAGAGTTAGACGTAACTCTTCTAGTCCATACACTGTATTATCATCGAATTTGAGCTCAATATTGAATCCTACTGACtgattaacttttaaaaatgcgTCTTCAAGGGTACACAAAGTATCATCCTTTTCAACTCTCCATTCGAAAATTCTACCATTTTTTGTCTGCCTGAACATAGGCTTCACATTTGTACCATCTTTTTGTGGTCCATATGAGAGAAATTCATCTAAAGCCATTTCCGTTACTCTATTCCCAGTAATCACTCCCTAAAAAGACATTTTTGTGTGTTATGAAAACTTAGACTTATTAATCAGCAATAATATTGTGcgtgaaatttaataaataacctGTTCTTGCGTGAACATGAAGATATCATGGAAAATTACAGGACATCCATCTCTTGTTACCTACAAAATAGTTACATTCTTTATTTAGGCGAAATGCATGTCTCAAATCATAAATTTGCatttacttttgaaaaaaagtttacttatgaaaaaaaaacaagaaacagaaaatgCAAAATTGATAGATGAGCCGGGCTGAGCTTTGTTTAGGTCATCCATCTCTTGCTGAGCCGGGCTGGATTGGTAGCTTTCTCGTACATTTCGTTAGATGATATTGGTATTTCCttcatttcaatgttttttAGGTTAATGCAAAGTTAATGTTGAGCCtaggaaaaggaaatttttttaaaaaaaatcacccTATTTGTGGACAGTATATGACACTACCTTTGTTTAGGTCACAcgctaaaaaaaacatatgctCTGTGTCGTGACAGTTTTGCCACGACGTGTTCTTTTacgatagaaaaaaaatatgatcagATTCTACGGGTAAAAGGACAAACCTGGACATCAAACTCAATGAAGTCAATAGGGAAATCTGCAGCAAcgttaaaagaaagaagagaattcTCTTTGATAAATTTCATCTTCTCGTCAGGAGATTGAAGCATGTTCATCCCAAATCCTCTGTGACCCATCAAAACAAATTTAGGGAAAACAAATGCCTCTTGTTtcttaccatcatcatcaacaatacctttaaaatcatcacacacacacacaaaaaaaacaattcatctTAGCAATAAGActccaacaaaaaagaagaagtaattcATAAACCCATTTGATATTATTTACCTAATGAAAGTatggctgaagaagaagaagaagaagaagaagaagaagaagatatagacAATGCCATAGTCTCAAGAGCCATGGTTTTAGTTTCTTGCGGAACAAAGATTTATATTAAAGATCTTTTGAGCAATGATGGTGAATCCAAGAAGCAGAGGGGATCTCCATAGCAGCACAAAAGAATATTCCATTCGATACAAAAGAAGAAGGCTCTAGATATCGaatggaatactccattcccataatctttaacctttttttcccttgaaaagtatttttcttgttgaatttttatgttctttggtTTAATGGATATCTTCCTTTTTTGGTGTCTGTTTCTggatgattctgtttttttttatatataagagagATGGAGTGGGTTTAATTTAGACAAGTAGACAGATTGATACatttgaataaaaatgactcTATTTGGGATTTTCGGAGTTAATTTAGgtaaattcttcttcttttgctttttaggTTTATTAAGGAtagatttttagatttaacactttttttttgttaacactaATTTATCCAATGATTTGATGCtcttaaaataattattgtagtaattaaatattcttttaactttttagagaacttacaataataatttgattgatCTTTGGAGGTAaagagattcttcttctcttcttttgtttttcccctttttaagTCAATAGTTGTGTTATATggaattttttcataaaaatatttctaGCTCTTTTAAGAGAACttacaataaataatttgattCTCTTTGGAGGTTAGAGatattcttcttctatttttttctttttctttttttgtatattttaaagtCAATAGTTGTATTATacggatttttttttcataaccttaatattttactatatgtCAATTACATCCATCTCATGGTGGAAAAGGAAAATGCTAAAACAAACACACATTTCATTGCATTTGGAACCAAATGTTTGCATCAATGGTCGTTATGTTCCTCCGACATTGTTGCAGAAGAGCTCCGAATGTTGGATACATCATAAATACTCAAGTCGTGCACTACAAGATTGCATGTATAATGGAGAGGATCTCTGATTTTCTTGTCCTCAAGATACCaccttcttgttcttgaaagGAGACAGCAATGAAAAATGGCGAGAAGCTACAAAAAATAACACAGAAGAAGAATGAACAAAGTGGGAAATATTTCTTTAGACTCAGAGCAGATTTATAACGAGAGGCCTCACTTAGATTATTCATCAAAGTATAGGATCAGAAAGGTTGTTTACTTACATTTCTGTGAAGCTGCTGCTGTAGGTGTTTCATCTTGAGATATGAGATTCTTCAGTGTAAAAGCTAGatatcaaaatcagaaaattaaCACCTCTGAGTTATATAAACAGGCTTTATACCGCGTTCTAGTTTAGGTACAAAAGTCATGATTATCATATTCTCTAAACCACCATAAAATGCAACACTAATAGAACATAATCAGAAAGTACTTGCTCCTACAGATCAATGTAAGTTTAACCTAGAGAAACTACTACTACAGTGCAAAAATTTGCAAATATACAAGAAAGCAAACCAAAGAGATTTTTTCTTTGGGAGCAATTACTGGATAAGCTAATAGGGTGTAAGAAATTACCTTCACTTGTCGTGGCACCGGTCACAGCTGGTACATAATCCTCGTTGCTATTGACAGCACTATTAGAGTCGGTTTGGTGTTCACTTGTAGACGAAGACTGACTCTTTTTTCCAAATTGTAACAGTTTTAAGAGCCCTTTTGACGCTGACTCCTTCGTTTGAGATTTCTCTGAGGCCTCacttatcttcttctctggtACAAGGACTTTGACAGTTTCTTGCTCTGACT is from Camelina sativa cultivar DH55 chromosome 20, Cs, whole genome shotgun sequence and encodes:
- the LOC104771476 gene encoding glycerophosphodiester phosphodiesterase GDPD3-like; the encoded protein is MALETMALSISSSSSSSSSSSSAILSLGIVDDDGKKQEAFVFPKFVLMGHRGFGMNMLQSPDEKMKFIKENSLLSFNVAADFPIDFIEFDVQVTRDGCPVIFHDIFMFTQEQGVITGNRVTEMALDEFLSYGPQKDGTNVKPMFRQTKNGRIFEWRVEKDDTLCTLEDAFLKVNQSVGFNIELKFDDNTVYGLEELRLTLDNILKVLNDHAKNRPIIFSSFHPDAARLIRNLQRSYPVFFLTNGGCEIYKDMRRNSLDEAIKLCKDSGLQGIVSEVKAILRTPNAITRVRDSRLSLLSYGQLNNVVEVIYLQYLMGVEGVIVDMVKDISEAIANIKVRNEEDCEDDDRQKMFGETKKKVKNSKDEINFLAKVVPKLLQQ